TTCTGATGAAAGGCTGATCAGGAGGATCAGGAGAGATACTCAGGAAAGAGGAAGAGATCTGAGTGAAGTATTACATCGTTATCAGACTACTTTAAAACCAATGCATCAGGAATTCATCGAGCCATCAAAAAATGATGCCGATCTTATCATCCCCAATATGAAACAGAATTCCGTAGCGATTGATTTTTTAACTACTGTTATTAAGAACTCGTTGAAAAAACATTAAAAAAATGGAAGAAAATAACCTTATCAAAAACATTCAGCCGAAATCTGAAACATTCAAACTTATCCAAAGATATGTGTTGAATAAGTATACCATTACGATCTGTCTGTTTTTGGTATGGATGGTTTTCTTCGATAAAACCTCATTTCTTGTAATTAACGAACTGAATGGTGAGATTCATAAATATGAAGATCAATTGGAGTATTACAAAAAAGAATACGAAAAGAATGATGCCTTC
This is a stretch of genomic DNA from Chryseobacterium tructae. It encodes these proteins:
- a CDS encoding FtsB family cell division protein translates to MEENNLIKNIQPKSETFKLIQRYVLNKYTITICLFLVWMVFFDKTSFLVINELNGEIHKYEDQLEYYKKEYEKNDAFYKKLMNNKSEKEKYARENYFMKKPNEEIFILVVDSTKVAKK